A window of Zingiber officinale cultivar Zhangliang chromosome 5A, Zo_v1.1, whole genome shotgun sequence contains these coding sequences:
- the LOC121979738 gene encoding uncharacterized protein LOC121979738 — translation MSIINFLLYCNRKVIFHKSIDATTDYHDALYIFRLMDSVVHEIGAEHIVQVITDNGANFKRAGEILEQRYQTLFWTPCAAHCIDLMMADIGKLDIVKKVVKKGQSLTKFIYNHHWVHGLMRKFINGEILRPGATRFATHFLLLKSLNQKKVGLKAMFSSDDWEASRYSNTTEGKEVQKIIMSVRFWDYIADILIAVEPLYVVLRKVDMDKKPQMGNVYCLIHEAKEEIKRRLQLPTKYQHYIDIITKRWDDQMGKPIHLAGYYLNPAYQYRYNLGTNDDLLVALRHVISRLHTNTESIAETINESRLFREAYGSFSDPIAVSCRYKMDAAEWWLQYGGSAPNLKKIAVRILSQTTSSSGCERNWSTFSLIHTKVRNRLSYRRLEKMVYVHYNMRLQLRAITEENEEQESGDVDPFDIGFVQTENDPMMDWWSAVEAENPLLDEAGDPPRPSQFLTQQIEKIQARGDICEEEDDEAFDQEFRFSGSRSRRSQTSQTQPKSIDKGKGKALAIFTKKKEKGKPPTFMGSGPFRIKDNPLDAIDEQEHDDSDETSSPSDTVVRREVRNEDSDVDSSASTHGSDDSGDASSGKNYVPPTLALEPWTCEIDYTHATQDDDHGARGSYSISTSI, via the exons ATCCATTGATGCAACTACAGACTATCATGATGCACTCTACATATTTCGTTTGATGGATAGTGTAGTTCACGAGATAGGTGCAGAACATATAGTACAGGTGATTACAGATAATGGTGCCAACTTTAAAAGGGCTGGAGAGATATTGGAGCAAAGGTATCAAACATTATTTTGGACACCATGCGCAGCACACTGTATCGATTTGATGATGGCAGATATCGGTAAGCTCGATATAGTGAAGAAGGTAGTGAAAAAAGGTCAATCTTTAACAAAATTCATCTATAATCATCATTGGGTTCATGGATTAATGAGGAAATTTATTAATGGGGAGATTCTGCGACCAGGAGCGACTAGATTTGCCACTCACTTTCTACTGTTAAAATCGTTGAATCAGAAAAAAGTCGGATTAAAGGCCATGTTCTCTTCTGATGATTGGGAAGCCTCTCGATATTCTAACACGACTGAAGGTAAGGAGGTGCAAAAAATTATTATGTCTGTCAGATTTTGGGACTATATTGCAGATATTCTTATAGCAGTAGAACCATTGTACGTTGTTCTACGTAAAGTTGATATGGACAAGAAGCCACAAATGGGCAACGTTTACTGCCTAATTCATGAAGCAAAAGAGGAAATTAAGAGGCGTCTACAATTACCGACCAAGTATCAACATTACATTGATATAATCACTAAAAGATGGGATGATCAAATGGGAAAACCTATTCATTTGGCCG GCTATTATCTCAATCCGGCATATCAATATCGTTATAATCTTggcacaaatgatgatttattagtggccCTCAGACATGTAATATCAAGACTGCATACAAACACAGAATCAATTGCTGAGACTATTAATGAAAGTCGATTATTTCGAGAGGCATATGGTTCTTTTAGTGATCCTATTGCAGTTTCATGCAGATATAAAATGGATGCAG CTGAGTGGTGGTTACAATATGGAGGATCAGctccaaatttgaaaaagattgcAGTACGAATTCTCTCACAGACAACGTCTTCAAGCGGTTGTGAAAGAAATTGGTCAACTTTCTCCCTCATTCATACAAAAGTACGAAATCGTCTTTCTTATCGTCGCTTGGAGAAGATGGTCTACGTTCATTATAATATGCGTCTTCAACTAAGAGCAATAACAGAAGAGAATGAAGAACAGGAGTCTGGTGATGTAGACCcatttgatattggatttgtccaGACTGAGAATGATCCAATGATGGATTGGTGGAGCGCTGTTGAGGCTGAGAATCCATTACTTGATGAAGCAGGAGACCCACCACGACCATCTCAATTTCTTACTCAACAGATTGAAAAAATACAAGCTAGAGGAGATATCtgcgaggaagaagatgatgaagctttTGATCAAGAATTTCGATTTTCTGGATCTCGGTCTAGGCGTTCTCAAACATCACAAACCCAACCAAAGTccatagataaaggcaaaggcaaagctcttgcaatttttactaaaaagaaagaaaaaggcaaacCTCCTACTTTTATGGGAAGTGGTCCATTTAGAATTAAAGACAATCCACTCGATGCAATTGATGAGCAAGAACATGATGACAGTGATGAAACATCATCACCTTCTGATACTGTAGTCCGACGAGAAGTTCGAAATGAGGATAGTGATGTTGATAGCAGTGCGAGTACTCATGGAAGTGATGACAGTGGTGATGCATCTAGTGGTAAAAATTATGTCCCCCCTACTCTAGCACTAGAGCCATGGACATGTGAGATAGATTACACACATGCAACTCAAGATGATGATCATGGAGCTAGAGGTAGCTATTCAATATCAACGTCGATATAA
- the LOC121979739 gene encoding ninja-family protein 3-like, whose translation MEKKVSDRMQCYPRDFLKRFGSGGGEIVVEGNKGALSEVELSLGLSMGGCSAPKDGCFLRSPSIDSLSSLFSHGNDFPAAAAAAAAPLARTLSLPADAQEKKKRKELQSLKRSEAKRKRSEKSVPSSKEDPKGDILADDDLDASQIRSNRAVPSLLPTPPARRDRARVRDGSKCFAAPETQASFESQGSSYSGVYDLACRGKQGFNILGSNSSSEAKSASPAIAFFPQQKNRAPAIDPPPTTTSRAVSGTENESRRAKLFAKEAERDMMKEMPCVSTRGGPNCRRIEGFLYKYRKGEEVRIVCVCHGRFFTPAEFVKHAGGGEVAHPLRHIVVNPAPTSIL comes from the exons ATGGAGAAAAAGGTATCGGATCGAATGCAGTGCTATCCGAGAGATTTCTTGAAGCGGTTCGGGAGCGGCGGCGGCGAGATAGTGGTGGAGGGTAACAAGGGAGCGCTATCGGAGGTGGAGCTCAGCCTCGGTCTGTCCATGGGCGGGTGCTCCGCGCCCAAAGATGGGTGCTTCCTCCGGTCCCCCTCGATTGACTCTCTCTCCTCCTTATTTTCCCACGGGAACGACTTTCCCGctgcagcggcggcggcggcggctccTCTCGCGAGGACTCTCTCGTTGCCGGCGGACGCCCAGGAGAAGAAGAAGCGGAAGGAGTTGCAAAGCCTCAAGAGGTCGGAGGCGAAGAGGAAGAGGTCGGAAAAGAGCGTTCCGAGTTCCAAGGAAGACCCAAAAGGTGACATTTTGGCGGACGATGATCTGGACGCTAGCCAAATTCGGTCTAACAGAGCCGTTCCCTCTCTTCTGCCGACGCCGCCGGCGAGGAGGGACCGAGCTCGAGTTCGTGATGGATCCAAATGCTTCGCGGCACCAGAGACTCAAGCGTCCTTTGAATCTCAGGGAAGTAGCTATTCCGGTGTCTACGACCTCGCTTGCAGAGGGAAGCAAG GATTCAACATCTTGGGATCAAACAGTTCCTCGGAGGCTAAGAGCGCATCCCCCGCAATAGCATTCTTCCCCCAGCAAAAGAATCGTGCTCCGGCGATCGATCCTCCTCCGACCACCACGAGTCGTGCTGTCTCTGGCACTGAGAATGAATCGCGGAGGGCCAAGCTGTTCGCGAAGGAAGCAGAGAGGGACATGATGAAGGAAATGCCCTGTGTTTCCACCAGAGGAGGGCCTAATTGCCGGAGGATTGAAGGTTTCTTGTACAAGTACAGGAAAGGGGAGGAAGTGAGAATTGTGTGCGTGTGCCATGGCAGGTTCTTCACTCCTGCTGAGTTCGTCAAGCATGCCGGTGGCGGCGAAGTGGCTCATCCACTCAGGCACATTGTGGTGAACCCGGCACCGACATCGATCCTCTGA